A single region of the Gossypium arboreum isolate Shixiya-1 chromosome 12, ASM2569848v2, whole genome shotgun sequence genome encodes:
- the LOC108479726 gene encoding ribonuclease III domain-containing protein RNC1, chloroplastic yields the protein MLQSFNSTNSSMELSSSLTPFSKKLSDISFSSSLSPFPLQLYPQTSKPKNLRVLAVAVGPSQELPRNSPQRLLKELAHRKKATAPRKKVPPKRFILKPPLDDKKLTERFLNSPQLSLKQFPLLSSCLPSSKLNTADNTWIDEYLLEAKQALGYPLEKSDELGDDNPAKQFDTLLYLAFQHPSCDRTNARHVRSAHSRLWFLGQYVLELALAEFFLQRYPRESPGPMRERVFGLIGKRNLPNWIKAASLQNLIFPYDDMDKLIRKDREPPVKSVFWALFGAIYLCFGMPEVYRVLFEVFGMEPEADDCQPRLRRQLEDVDYVSVEFEGNKLSWQDVATYKPPQDALFAHPRLFRACVPPGMHRFRGNIWDYDSKPQVMQILGYPLAVNDRIPEITEARNIELGLGLQLCFMHPSKYKFEHPRFCFERLEYVGQKIQDLVMAERLLMKHLDAPGRWLQEKHRRVLMNKFCGRYLREKYMHRFIIYSEQVQGAYENNRRLRNPATTAVQQALHGLSYTVYGKPDVRRLMFEVFDFEQIQPKSV from the exons ATGCTTCAATCTTTTAATTCAACGAATTCTTCAATGGAACTCTCATCATCTCTTACACCCTTCTCGAAAAAGCTCTCCGATATCTCATTCTCTTCATCCCTCTCCCCCTTCCCACTTCAACTCTACCCACAAACATCAAAACCCAAAAACCTCCGCGTCCTCGCTGTTGCTGTCGGCCCATCGCAAGAGCTTCCCAGAAACAGCCCGCAAAGACTCCTAAAAGAGCTTGCCCATCGTAAAAAAGCCACAGCTCCAAGGAAAAAAGTACCCCCCAAAAGGTTCATACTGAAGCCTCCCCTCGATGACAAAAAACTGACAGAAAGATTCCTAAACAGCCCACAATTATCCTTAAAACAGTTCCCTTTGTTAAGTTCTTGCCTGCCTTCTTCAAAGCTTAACACTGCTGACAATACTTGGATAGACGAGTATTTGCTTGAAGCTAAGCAAGCTTTGGGGTATCCTTTGGAGAAATCTGATGAATTGGGAGATGATAATCCGGCGAAACAGTTTGATACTCTGTTGTATTTGGCGTTTCAGCATCCTTCTTGTGATAGGACTAATGCTAGGCACGTTAGGTCGGCTCATTCCAGGCTTTGGTTTTTGGGGCAATATGTACTGGAGTTGGCTCTGGCGGAGTTTTTCTTGCAGAGGTATCCGAGGGAATCGCCGGGGCCAATGAGGGAAAGAGTGTTTGGTTTGATTGGGAAGAGGAATTTGCCTAACTGGATTAAAGCTGCTAGCTTGCAGAATCTAATCTTTCCTTATGATGATATGGATAAATTGATTAGGAAAGACCGGGAACCTCCTGTGAA GTCCGTCTTTTGGGCTCTGTTTGGGGCAATATACTTGTGTTTTGGTATGCCGGAAGTGTATCGTGTTCTTTTTGAAGTATTTGGAATGGAACCAGAAGCTGATGACTGCCAGCCACGATTAAGGAGACAACTTGAAGATGTAGATTATGTTTCTGTTGAATTTGAAGGGAATAAGCTCAGTTGGCAGGATGTTGCTACTTATAAG CCACCACAGGATGCACTTTTTGCACATCCAAGGCTATTCAGGGCTTGTGTTCCACCAGGTATGCATCGGTTTCGGGGAAATATCTGGGATTATGACAGCAAACCACAAGTTATGCAGATACTGGGATATCCCTTGGCAGTAAATGATAGAATACCCGAAATTACTGAAGCCAGGAACATTGAACTCGGGCTTGGGCTACAG CTTTGTTTTATgcatccatcaaaatacaagtttgAACATCCTCGGTTTTGCTTTGAGCGGTTGGAGTATGTCGGCCAGAAGATCCAG GATCTGGTTATGGCGGAGAGGTTGCTGATGAAGCATCTAGACGCCCCTGGAAGATGGCTACAAGAGAAGCATCGCCGTGTTCTTATGAACAAGTTCTGCGGGAGGTATTTGCGGGAAAAGTATATGCATCGTTTTATCATCTACTCGGAGCAAGTTCAAGGTGCGTATGAGAACAATCGAAGACTCCGGAACCCTGCCACAACTGCTGTTCAGCAGGCCCTCCATGGCCTTTCATACACTGTATATGGTAAGCCAGATGTGAGACGCCTTATGTTCGAGGTTTTTGACTTTGAGCAAATTCAACCTAAATCTGTGTAA